The proteins below are encoded in one region of Terriglobia bacterium:
- a CDS encoding gluconeogenesis factor YvcK family protein, whose product MSSRKPRIVSIGGGTGLSTLLRGLKEFELDLSVIVTVTDDGGSSGRLREELHVLPPGDIRNCMIALSEDEHLMSHLFRFRFNSDGGLHNHSFGNLFLTAMAGVTGDFAVAVRLTSEVLAIKGVIYPSTNSNVQLRAELEDGSWVEGETRITAQRKRIRRVQLDPPDARPLPDALEAIASADLITIGPGSLYTSLIPNMLVQKVIGAVRASGAMKIYIQNIMTQPGETDAYSAADHVQALAEHCDGILFPNILVNSAVPSAEMLKPYEAESATLVEIDRERLAGFRTNIVERELLTQDGMIRHDPHRLAQAVMEIANL is encoded by the coding sequence GTGAGTTCCCGTAAGCCCAGAATCGTCTCCATAGGCGGCGGAACCGGGCTTTCCACTCTTTTGCGGGGCCTGAAAGAATTCGAGTTGGATCTGTCCGTTATCGTTACCGTCACAGACGACGGCGGCAGTTCCGGACGGCTACGCGAAGAACTTCACGTCCTGCCGCCGGGCGATATCCGTAACTGCATGATCGCTCTGTCTGAAGACGAACATCTGATGTCGCATCTCTTCCGCTTCCGCTTCAACAGCGACGGCGGACTGCACAATCACAGTTTCGGAAACCTGTTTCTGACGGCAATGGCAGGCGTGACCGGGGACTTTGCTGTCGCCGTTCGGCTCACATCGGAAGTGCTTGCCATTAAAGGAGTCATCTACCCGTCTACCAATTCCAATGTGCAGTTGAGGGCCGAGCTCGAAGACGGATCCTGGGTCGAAGGCGAAACCCGCATCACGGCCCAGCGGAAACGCATCCGGCGTGTCCAGCTGGACCCGCCCGATGCCCGTCCACTGCCGGACGCCCTGGAAGCAATCGCCTCCGCGGATCTGATCACCATTGGTCCGGGTTCGTTGTATACCAGCCTGATTCCAAATATGCTCGTCCAGAAGGTTATCGGCGCTGTCCGCGCTTCAGGGGCGATGAAAATCTATATTCAAAATATCATGACTCAGCCCGGCGAAACGGATGCTTATTCCGCGGCCGATCATGTTCAGGCATTGGCGGAACATTGCGATGGAATTCTGTTTCCCAATATCCTGGTGAACAGCGCCGTGCCTTCGGCCGAAATGCTCAAACCATACGAAGCCGAGAGCGCCACTCTCGTGGAGATAGACCGCGAGCGGCTGGCCGGGTTTCGCACGAATATCGTGGAACGCGAGTTGCTTACTCAAGACGGGATGATCCGTCATGATCCACATCGGCTTGCGCAGGCAGTCATGGAGATTGCTAACCTGTAA
- a CDS encoding NTP transferase domain-containing protein — protein MDTLRVLILAAGKSTRMKSKYAKVLHRAGGRALIEHVVAGARAVSQDIFVVVGHSAEQVKAAVAGVTFVEQKEQLGTGHAVLAARESFSGYAGDVLVMPGDVPLITPRSLEEFIRFHRDGGYQASVLTADIENPAGYGRIVRRDNRDLDSIVEHRDASAEVLRISEINSGIYVFKAPALFESLARLRNDNAQKEYYLTDVIQILARQKQRVGAFETKSAEEILGINTRQELAGVDQIIRRKKCTALMAEGVT, from the coding sequence ATGGACACTCTTCGAGTTTTGATTCTTGCCGCCGGCAAGAGCACCCGGATGAAATCGAAATATGCCAAGGTGCTTCACCGCGCCGGCGGCCGCGCCCTGATCGAACATGTCGTGGCGGGCGCCCGCGCTGTTTCTCAGGATATTTTTGTGGTTGTCGGGCACTCGGCCGAACAGGTGAAAGCCGCTGTTGCGGGCGTGACATTCGTCGAACAGAAGGAACAGCTTGGGACGGGGCACGCCGTGCTTGCGGCACGGGAAAGCTTTTCGGGTTATGCGGGCGATGTTCTCGTGATGCCGGGGGACGTGCCGCTCATCACTCCCCGTTCACTCGAAGAATTCATCAGGTTTCATCGTGACGGCGGCTATCAGGCTTCGGTCCTGACCGCGGATATCGAGAATCCCGCCGGTTATGGACGCATCGTGCGGCGCGACAATCGCGACCTCGACTCCATCGTCGAGCATCGGGATGCATCCGCCGAAGTCCTGAGGATTTCCGAAATCAATTCGGGAATCTATGTCTTCAAAGCTCCGGCGCTTTTCGAATCGCTCGCGCGTCTTCGCAATGACAATGCGCAGAAAGAGTATTACCTGACGGACGTTATCCAGATTCTCGCGCGCCAGAAACAGAGAGTTGGGGCATTCGAGACGAAGTCCGCCGAAGAAATCCTCGGTATCAACACGCGGCAGGAACTGGCGGGTGTGGACCAGATCATCCGCAGGAAGAAGTGCACCGCGTTGATGGCCGAGGGAGTGACGA